One genomic segment of Anguilla anguilla isolate fAngAng1 chromosome 2, fAngAng1.pri, whole genome shotgun sequence includes these proteins:
- the hs3st3l gene encoding heparan sulfate (glucosamine) 3-O-sulfotransferase 3-like: protein MASFHHPHLDFRRLLQKLLVMFSIGIVCVSLFYFLAGCCESEVVEEADMRHYSHLSLAGWHHEKNGSLDTNFITVPNLVAGSPSAEESSAPGWEANGLGKDWTAVRRLPQALIIGVKKGGTRALLEFLRLHPDIRALGSEPHFFDRHYSRGLNWYRSIMPKALDGQIVMEKTPRYFVTAETPARIHAMSKEIKLIVVVRDPITRAISDYTQIISKTPNIPSFENLTFKNRTTGQINSLWSPIWIGMYAQHLERWLTYFPLSQIHFVHGERLISDPAGELGRVQDFLGLQRIITDKHFYFNKTKGFPCLKKPEGSSKPHCLGKTKGRTHPKIDPEVIRRLRDFYHPHNQKFYQMAGQDFGWH, encoded by the exons ATGGCAAGTTTTCATCACCCGCACCTGGACTTTCGGAGACTTCTACAGAAACTACTGGTCATGTTCTCCATTGGAATCGTTTGCGTTTCTCTATTTTACTTTCTTGCTGGCTGCTGTGAGTCTGAGGTGGTGGAAGAAGCTGACATGAGGCATTACAGTCACCTGTCCTTAGCGGGATGGCATCACGAAAAGAATGGATCACTTGACACGAACTTCATAACCGTCCCAAACTTGGTAGCGGGGTCCCCTAGTGCTGAAGAATCAAGTGCGCCAGGGTGGGAAGCGAATGGTTTAGGGAAAGATTGGACAGCGGTTCGGAGATTGCCTCAAGCTCTTATCATAGGAGTTAAAAAAGGTGGAACACGAGCTCTGCTAGAATTTCTGAGACTGCACCCTGATATCAGAGCTTTGGGGTCAGAGCCTCATTTCTTCGACAGACATTATTCACGCGGGCTAAACTGGTACAG GAGCATAATGCCAAAGGCCTTGGATGGACAGATAGTTATGGAAAAGACGCCTAGGTACTTCGTCACAGCTGAGACACCAGCTCGCATTCACGCCATGTCCAAGGAGATCAAGCTGATTGTGGTGGTCCGAGATCCAATTACCAGGGCCATCTCAGACTACACTCAGATTATATCCAAGACTCCCAACATCCCCAGCTTTGAGAACCTTACCTTTAAGAACAGGACTACAGGGCAGATAAACTCTCTCTGGAGCCCCATCTGGATAGGGATGTATGCTCAGCACCTGGAAAGGTGGCTGACCTACTTCCCACTGTCCCAGATCCACTTTGTCCATGGGGAGAGGTTGATCAGCGATCCAGCTGGAGAGCTGGGCCGAGTGCAGGACTTCCTTGGCCTGCAGAGGATCATAACAGACAAGCACTTCTACTTCAATAAGACCAAAGGCTTCCCCTGCCTGAAGAAGCCAGAAGGAAGCAGCAAACCACATTGCCTGGGAAAGACAAAAGGCAGGACACACCCTAAAATTGACCCAGAGGTTATTCGGAGGCTCCGGGACTTTTACCACCCCCATAACCAGAAGTTCTATCAAATGGCTGGGCAGGATTTTGGCTGGCACTGA